One segment of Plasmodium vivax chromosome 14, whole genome shotgun sequence DNA contains the following:
- a CDS encoding hypothetical protein, conserved (encoded by transcript PVX_122465A) yields the protein MSYSLNLGTSKKTQDISGTSDITENVYEKEIKEMNEMNGMNGLDSSNAIAQMGEDRENEQEREREKEKEKAKDKVKEKEKDPPYSDHKEKKHAKKNNFMKIFKKKKKKSEEMEEMEETFSKIYDSNCVLSNPNNVDEDKYYLSFSELNRCDDLSDKIVEERSPRDAKHAGKSHTGEGSKKDKRVDKKMSRESRKKMKIKKKKKKIPSIGEIKTEKRSKLTEKQKSGENGNKEEEDGAEDRNYNFEPHEDLKKEIEKIKIDIDKIKKKGNVKRIYDDLKYILLFQNEIIDILIEDIRKNKLRTKYDLLEDSTVKDDVNKMILNHITLDLLKFKYINTKLKELILCVYDTKKFNALIRKIVYNKLDEMKKIVDKNGELTFAKTMLSFLYKQLKYCLEEEVQSYYDQVKNVNDDIHNLKKNVVHIIFEAINDVCSLPHPSEIYSTRKKNARHEAQLRKKRLMCPEYQKDLNSFFSLYDCVHVERGSTDTQGVNQNKFKNFCVLSSARKDNHMPPPQMMGKNVTFGDHTGGVVDKTYLINAVQLPKYPPSTTILNHSYVVADVPRRNDSNFRTHKFVSHTAPINVSYSTKGIRQPCSYVSNLKAAKGGTYSDDLNCYYGEATSAGGGNEYSANGLHYIYGENDGRRLQSGSSRLLRGVAKECSLFCNGLDKVRSLGNFTEHTNGQPMGGNNPYGCCPIGCDDLRRGDAFIVEKMDCSSRMAQPVEWNNHVGGFAVPCVGVQNGELIERGAGDPLRSVYLGSGHDGRNPLYTPSTGVTPSTACAATHFAEPNGGANRERNPMEYTGFEIVSSKEDIKKLEAFLNDQWGSFKLFEKWVKDCSKWQWIDLKLQREYISSSVDLEKLKEEKKKYLEKCINKKIKELWCGRMKGLMNLKLCDMEKKLVKNFTSNNVISKNISEVMLDYERSSMCYQDLYARILSAEGDNKKMSSLFKKYNVYREKNSDEEEANSTHGEGKKDSITNAEGTKYAHKKKGYVQSLIYSFNKKSHKQSSAKEGSHLKKENEQSNQKKAGATSVKEPPHSKEHIFAENGGNANKGDAPVKENAHSSVKVGANVSVKANAHNHVHNDKDKLAEEVRSNHPDRANSSYIYNDSYLRNDSRVRSGSHIGCESRSGRSHSERRSDSHGSSSSSSRVRIERSAIKKKENNGSFFDSFFLFKSEPNKKSSGSKSGSSESTAKSKSKSKSNSSQHEDGYPMEYSKIEESSKYNKKKKKKKSKRSNMSTFKKIFYLNRKKKSKEKSSDSDESSSDSSAKGEKKEKRAKGKKEATKGEKKEHARKSTRQRGSVKKGSLNQRDILSDRQSSSDEEEYKYDGEFEYEILEKEVGDHLHLEEGKEKIVSIEELHREESCELLAKSNVSSDAGARRSLHRVKEAQQGKKQETLQGKQESKGADPQEGKNEPTKNGRAKGAEPMSVSQINDHLGESARRASYIKASDLKKVHSFVAGHSISLGKDSKQTSSVVNKKASSFVDDGSGALGEHKRKRSRYGEGNVNAHNAAEALADAKVADEIEADDRTGGGEKSRNNHAHEGEPRNGGKKNNSITHSDISYYSHDEEEEEIDAEVDAEADAEVDAEGNKYDKFSSLGSIKKGNKKNKFNKFFKNLGKFSFKPSKKKSKQLSTHTSEIILKSAPSVASNENMDEHMDEEILEDHERAVPKGMSAHGKMYISKSFLLSSDVSNKSGEGLTKRKMSNQVDKLYSYINKLKEKKKSSTEMEANLNDALANGAAEEEQQQRQRDGERKLVGKALPPMRIISRIETANSMSVSNENITKELKKNESEVNPLTKRPYGSGNINKGDNHLGEDLLERSSPRGQTNSPRFGYSMSNQEISEGSGNSGDSASAGNISYEGSSGKGGEEATAGKKHPSEKTDGGGTVAGVKVKERKKDKGGKLNLKNAPLSQNSSHSRDAQRGAKSPSLSFSSDNLSNYVQSKYHVKESEEIHREVMSSGSAMEAKLGYSMYSSLYLEEREQKIRRNVSKKFFNKGKSSRSGRSARSGRSARSELSERSGRSAKSARWSKKGSRRRDENSSNSLDIVRLSSFKSKSDVKLSCSNSKGTSFSLSDSKESHISRGYMSDGRKENNSYYKYVQSMLPFGMMAHRDNASHDGDSADGRKGRPSERNG from the exons ATGAGCTACTCGCTGAACTTAGGCACCTCCAAGAAGACTCAAGATATTTCCGGCACAAGCGACAT aacGGAGAATGTGTACGAGAAGGAAATTAAGGAGATGAACGAGATGAACGGGATGAACGGGCTGGACAGCTCCAATGCGATCGCCCAGATGGGGGAGGACAGGGAGAACGAGCAGGAaagggagagggaaaaggagaaggaaaaggcgaaggataaagtgaaggaaaaggagaaggacccCCCCTACAGCGAccacaaggaaaaaaaacacgcgaagaaaaacaattttatgaaaatttttaaaaagaagaagaaaaaatcggaagaaatggaagaaatgGAAGAGACGTTTTCGAAAATATACGACTCGAATTGTGTGCTCTCGAATCCGAACAACGTAGACGAAGATAAGTACTACCTCTCCTTCAGTGAGCTAAACAGATGCGACGACCTGTCCGATAAAATCGTGGAGGAACGCAGCCCAAGGGATGCCAAGCATGCGGGCAAATCACACACGGGagaaggaagcaaaaaggataaaaggGTAGACAAGAAAATGTCAAGagaaagtagaaaaaaaatgaagataaaaaaaaaaaaaaaaaaaatcccgtCCATCGGGGAAATTAAAACTGAGAAGAGGAGCAAACTTACGGAAAAGCAGAAGAGTGGAGAAAATGGCAataaagaggaggaagacggaGCGGAGGACAGAAATTACAACTTTGAACCACatgaagatttaaaaaaagaaatcgaaaaaataaaaatcgaCATagacaaaattaagaaaaagggaaatgtaaaaagaatatatgaCGATTTGAAGTATATActccttttccaaaatgaaataatagaCATTCTGATTGAGGACATCCGGAAGAATAAGCTAAGGACCAAATACGACTTGCTGGAAGACAGCACGGTCAAGGATgatgtaaataaaatgattttaAATCACATAACATTGgatcttttaaaatttaaatacatCAACACGAAGTTGAAGGAGCTAATTCTCTGCGTGTATGACACGAAGAAGTTTAACGCCTTGATAAGAAAAATAGTCTACAACAAATTggacgaaatgaaaaaaattgtggataaaaatggagagctaacttttgcaaaaacgaTGCTGAGCTTTCTGTACAAGCAGCTCAAGTACTGcctggaggaggaggtgcAGTCCTACTATGACCAAGTGAAGAATGTGAACGACGATAttcataatttgaaaaaaaatgtcgttCACATCATTTTTGAGGCCATAAATGACGTTTGCTCTTTGCCACATCCAAGTGAGATATACTCCACGAGGAAGAAGAACGCCAGGCATGAAGCGCAgctgaggaagaagcggcttATGTGTCCAGAATACCAGAAGGACTTGAATagctttttctccctttaCGATTGTGTGCATGTCGAGAGAGGAAGCACCGATACGCAGGGAGTAAACCAAAACAAGTTCAAAAATTTCTGCGTTTTGAGCAGCGCGAGGAAGGATAACCATATGCCTCCACCACAAATGATGGGCAAAAACGTAACATTCGGTGATCATACCGGTGGAGTGGTAGACAAAACGTACTTGATAAATGCTGTGCAGCTGCCAAAGTATCCACCCTCTACCACCATTTTGAATCATTCCTATGTGGTTGCAGATGTGCCCCGGAGGAACGACTCCAATTTTAGAACCCACAAATTCGTTTCGCACACCGCGCCCATAAATGTGAGTTATTCAACGAAGGGGATTCGGCAGCCGTGTTCCTATGTGTCTAATTTGAAGGCAGCAAAGGGGGGCACTTACTCGGACGACTTGAACTGTTATTATGGTGAGGCCACCTCTGCAGGGGGTGGGAATGAATATAGTGCGAATGGGCTTCACTATATTTATGGCGAGAATGATGGCCGCAGACTGCAAAGCGGAAGTAGTCGTCTACTGAGGGGCGTTGCTAAGGAGTGCTCCCTATTCTGTAATGGACTAGATAAAGTGAGGAGCTTGGGTAACTTTACGGAGCACACGAATGGGCAGCccatgggggggaacaacCCCTATGGGTGCTGCCCAATTGGATGTGATGATCTTCGCAGGGGAGATGCATTCATTGTGGAGAAGATGGACTGCAGCTCGCGGATGGCGCAACCTGTGGAGTGGAATAATCATGTGGGTGGGTTCGCAGTGCCTTGTGTGGGCGTGCAGAATGGTGAGCTGATCGAAAGGGGGGCAGGTGACCCCCTGCGGAGTGTCTACCTGGGCAGTGGTCATGACGGGAGAAATCCCCTATACACCCCTTCCACGGGAGTCACCCCCTCCACCGCCTGTGCTGCCACCCACTTTGCGGAGCCGAATGGGGGGGCGAACCGGGAGAGAAACCCAATGGAGTACACCGGATTCGAAATCGTATCGAGCAAGGAAGACATAAAGAAGCTGGAGGCCTTTCTAAACGACCAGTGGGGAAGCTTTAAGCTGTTTGAAAAGTGGGTCAAGGACTGCTCCAAGTGGCAGTGGATAGATCTGAAGCTTCAGAGGGAGTACATAAGTAGCAGTGTGGACTTGGAAaagctgaaggaggaaaaaaaaaaatacctggagaaatgtataaacaagaaaataaaggaacTGTGGTGCGGACGCATGAAAGGTCTAATGAATTTGAAGCTATGCgacatggaaaaaaaacttgtaaaaaattttacctcAAATAATGTGATTAGCAAAAACATTTCTGAGGTTATGTTAGATTACGAGAGGAGCTCCATGTGCTACCAAGATTTGTACGCAAGAATTCTAAGTGCAGAGGGGGACAACAAAAAGATGAGTTCTCTATTTAAGAAGTACAACGTGTATAGAGAAAAGAATAGTGATGAGGAAGAGGCCAACTCGACCcacggggaggggaaaaaagactCCATTACTAATGCGGAGGGTACGAAATATGCCCATAAAAAGAAGGGGTATGTACAGTCCTTGATTTACAGCTTTAATAAGAAGTCGCACAAGCAGAGTAGCGCCAAAGAAGGCTCTCAcctgaagaaggaaaatgagCAGTCGAACCAGAAGAAGGCGGGCGCCACTTCGGTGAAGGAGCCGCCTCATTCGAAGGAGCACATATTCGCGGAGAATGGAGGCAACGCGAACAAGGGGGACGCACCTGTGAAGGAGAACGCGCATAGCAGTGTGAAGGTGGGTGCCAATGTCAGTGTGAAGGCCAACGCGCATAACCATGTGCACAACGACAAAGACAAACTCGCGGAAGAGGTCCGCAGCAACCACCCCGACAGGGCGAACAGCTCCTACATCTATAACGACTCGTACCTGCGTAACGACTCGCGAGTTAGGAGCGGCTCCCACATAGGATGCGAGTCGCGCAGTGGAAGAAGCCACTCTGAGCGGAGGAGCGACTCCCACGGCAGCAGCAGTTCCAGCTCGCGTGTCCGCATAGAACGGTCGGCcataaagaagaaagaaaacaaCGGCTCCTTCTTCGacagcttcttcctcttcaaaaGTGAACCCAACAAAAAGAGCTCCGGGAGCAAATCGGGCAGCTCCGAATCAACGGCCAAGTCCAAATCAAAATCCAAGTCGAACAGCTCACAACATGAAGATGGCTACCCCATGGAGTATTCCAAAATTGAGGAGTCCagtaaatataacaaaaagaaaaagaaaaaaaagagcaaacgGAGTAACATGAGTACctttaaaaagattttttatctgaacaggaaaaaaaaaagcaaggaGAAGTCCTCCGACAGCGATGAATCTTCGTCTGACTCGTCcgcgaagggggagaagaaggagaaacgCGCAAAGGGTAAGAAGGAAgccacaaagggggagaaaaaggagcatGCGAGGAAGTCAACACGGCAAAGGGGCagcgtaaaaaagggaagtctAAACCAAAGGGACATCCTTTCAGACCGCCAGTCCTCCTCTGATGAGGAAGAGTACAAATATGATGGAGAGTTCGAGTACGAAATTTTAGAAAAGGAAGTGGGGGACCATCTGCACTTGGaagagggaaaggaaaaaatcgtGTCCATTGAGGAACTGCACAGGGAAGAGAGTTGCGAGCTGCTGGCGAAGTCGAATGTTAGCAGCGACGCGGGCGCGAGGAGAAGTCTCCATAGGGTGAAGGAAGCAcagcaggggaagaagcaggaaACGCTGCAGGGGAAGCAAGAAAGCAAAGGAGCAGATCCgcaggagggaaaaaacgaaccCACCAAAAATGGCAGAGCTAAGGGAGCAGAACCCATGTCGGTGAGCCAAATTAACGACCACTTGGGGGAAAGCGCACGTCGCGCGTCATACATCAAGGCGAGTGACCTAAAGAAGGTGCACTCATTTGTGGCGGGCCACTCGATCAGTTTAGGAAAAGACTCCAAGCAAACATCCAGCGTGGTGAATAAAAAGGCGAGTTCTTTTGTGGACGACGGGTCAGGCGCACTGGGGGAACacaagaggaaaagaagccGTTACGGTGAAGGCAACGTAAACGCGCATAATGCAGCAGAAGCGCTGGCAGACGCAAAAGTAGCAGACGAGATTGAAGCGGATGACCgaacgggggggggagaaaaatcaCGGAATAATCACGCCCACGAGGGGGAGCCCCGAaatggaggcaaaaaaaataactccATTACCCACTCGGACATTTCGTACTACTCAcatgatgaggaagaagaggagatAGACGCGGAGGTAGACGCGGAGGCTGACGCGGAGGTGGACGCGGAGGGCAACAAATACGACAAGTTCTCGAGCCTAGGttccataaaaaagggaaataaaaaaaataaatttaacaaGTTCTTTAAGAATTTGGGAAAGTTTAGCTTCAAACCGTCGAAAAAGAAGTCCAAACAGCTGTCCACCCACACGAGCGAAATCATTTTGAAGAGTGCACCCAGTGTCGCTTCCAACGAAAATATGGATGAGCATATGGATGAGGAAATATTGGAGGATCACGAAAGGGCTGTGCCCAAAGGGATGAGTGCACACGGGAAGATGTACATCTCGAAGAGCTTCTTGCTAAGTAGTGATGTTAGTAATAAAAGCGGGGAGGGACTCACCAagagaaaaatgagcaacCAGGTGGATAAGTTATATTCCTATATAAACAaactgaaggagaagaaaaagagctCCACCGAAATGGAGGCAAACTTGAATGATGCGCTGGCGAACGGTgcagcggaggaggagcaacAGCAACGGCAGAGAGACGGAGAGAGGAAGTTAGTTGGGAAGGCACTTCCCCCCATGCGTATTATCAGTCGCATCGAAACTGCAAACAGTATGAGTGTGTCCAATGAGAACATCACgaaggagttaaaaaaaaacgaatcgGAAGTAAACCCTTTGACGAAGAGACCGTACGGCAGTGGCAACATTAACAAGGGGGACAATCATCTGGGTGAAGATCTTCTCGAAAGGAGCAGCCCAAGGGGGCAGACAAACTCGCCTCGTTTTGGCTACAGCATGTCTAATCAGGAGATCTCGGAAGGGAGCGGCAATTCGGGCGATAGCGCCTCAGCTGGGAATATCTCATATGAGGGGAGTTCGGGGAAAggcggggaagaagccacAGCGGGGAAGAAACACCCAAGTGAGAAAACTGACGGGGGGGGAACCGTTGCGGGGGTGAAGgtgaaggaaaggaaaaaggacaagggggggaagctgaACTTGAAAAATGCGCCGCTTTCTCAAAATTCGTCGCACTCGCGTGATGCGCAGCGTGGAGCGAAATCGCCCAGCTTGTCGTTTTCCTCAGACAACCTGAGCAATTACGTGCAGAGCAAGTACCACGTGAAGGAGAGCGAAGAAATCCACAGAGAGGTGATGAGCTCCGGAAGTGCCATGGAGGCGAAGCTGGGCTACAGCATGTACAGTAGCTTATACCTCGAAGAGCGGGAGCAGAAAATTAGGCGAAACGTTTCGAAAAAGTTCTTCAACAAAGGGAAAAGCTCAAGAAGTGGGAGAAGTgcaagaagtggaagaagtgcaAGAAGTGAGCTAAGTGAGCGAAGTGGGAGAAGTGCGAAGAGTGCGAGGTggtccaaaaaggggagtcgAAGGAGGGACGAAAATTCCTCAAACTCCTTGGACATTGTTAGGCTATCAAGCTTTAAGTCAAAGTCAGATGTGAAGCTCTCGTGCAGTAACAGCAAGGGCACTTCCTTCTCGTTGTCAGATTCGAAGGAGTCTCACATTTCGCGTGGGTACATGTCTGATGGTAGGAAAGAGAATAATTCGTACTACAAATATGTCCAATCGATGTTACCCTTTGGGATGATGGCTCATCGGGATAATGCTAGTCACGATGGGGATTCAGCAGATGGAAGAAAGGGACGTCCATCGGAGAGGAATGGCTAA
- a CDS encoding hypothetical protein, conserved (encoded by transcript PVX_122470A) has translation MSCMDVKQENVQSNEKNLNEAQNIAAADGGKKKGNDDVKSRYSKNPRNNSASRTYNQQGSTNTNQSGNPEGMDNEWNSLRSGSSHTYRNANKSTENSSFSSMNKKSHVMDQGNWRTKKEGNSPSYRNSNFNSNEMNANMNSAEGSKYNYNKNVSGSDNAKYGFGRNYKNSHSKNTNRNNSVMKNVSAGTSAKGVNKNFNNNSSNANNGVSISGGAVPASSNPMNSANGVNLASPDIYTNSEAMPNNQNGGKNSNPNDFTNVGGNFNNNFSNMNNKAFYKSANKNNKFTKSSMQSGDGTANFGGSPDGQKNINYKSSQYGGNFKNEGSGMPSRSINMDEANKNTPAEFNPNMNYNSTQTKYTTLIENDVECKTTNSTTAGFNNPSSNLNNAAFYKQKFDSSDAMNGADQGKNEYLPYGGQGANNKYYAPHRGGNSGSNDGGNMNRMHSQNAAFMNYDNQNKKGNMYSGDNANRNRLDYAFNANAGNMGHMGTSGSSGYPEMGNNPSGGNQSGMDATHNFYPHASGNPNFNNQEISQASHMNSMMTPSDNAHFAKRESVSVDNNYYPPHVQNQGGYHFENPGGANANGNFNAQADFANKGMTSTFNNPSVVTNPGVNSNPNLNKTNLTNSANFLPGAAGAGRSTNNNPNMNSADSRTHNDEEEDNDDWGELGEDKYIDINSIIKKKNVILNQLADLNMSKKGNDNKNKKKAKAKKDDEPFFLAGADASTSLGEKKKNKKNKNKNAKGGNNKEKENDKSGKNAKDAENGSNDQPGGKKKGKKGNVGSETDSKMNEGSIADDRANEANDNAFTKKDETGELDKNEDPQQQQNGEKKEEVTEKPAKAIYVFKKKENMSPLEYMERQIKSLLNKLTVENFPIITEKMCQIMDSRTNTDEIQTVVNEVINKAVLEHDWSEMYADVCQALKWRSPNFEMKKKSSFEIALLKKIQEEYENLPSTFESTMKEKLKNDENEEELSFVEQKQKKRLFGIVKLIGELFQRQIVSISIVISIAHDLLIAFEEPKEYCIEAFLQLIYSTGFFIDKMEKYKNILDTWFGRLKELQRKKMYSKRIKFVIQDVFDLRLSEWRKKTHKDTAKGLNELRSQLETEEMMGGSIHLAQLGNIVIVGERHNIRNNESYSKYMQEQERLSKANQKK, from the exons atgagctGCATGGATGTGAAGCAGGAAAATGTCCAGAgcaatgaaaaaaacttGAACGAA gcCCAAAACATTGCAGCTGCGGATGGAggcaagaaaaagggaaacgatGACGTGAAGAG TAGGTACAGCAAGAACCCCCGAAACAACAGCGCTTCGAGGACATACAACCAGCAGGGCTCCACCAACACCAACCAGAGTGGCAACCCAGAAGGAATGGACAACGAGTGGAATAGCTTGAGGAGCGGCTCAAGTCACACCTATAGGAATGCAAATAAATCTACCGAAAACAGCAGTTTTTCCTCGATGAATAAGAAGAGCCACGTAATGGACCAAGGAAACTggaggacaaaaaaagaaggcaatTCACCCAGCTATCGAAACAGTAACTTCAACAGTAACGAAATGAATGCCAATATGAACAGCGCAGAAGGAtccaaatataattataataaaaatgtgagcgGCTCGGATAATGCAAAGTATGGCTTTGGCAGGAATTACAAAAACAGTCATAGTAAAAATACGAATAGGAACAACTCCGTTATGAAGAATGTGAGCGCCGGAACGAGTGCAAAGGGAGTGAATAAAAACTTTAACAATAATAGTAGTAACGCGAATAATGGTGTTAGCATTAGTGGCGGCGCAGTGCCAGCCAGTAGCAACCCCATGAACAGCGCGAACGGCGTGAATCTCGCCAGCCCTGATATCTACACAAATAGCGAAGCAATGCCAAACAATCAAAACGGTGGGAAAAATTCAAATCCAAATGATTTCACAAAtgtggggggaaattttAACAACAATTTTAGCAACATGAATAATAAGGCCTTTTACAAaagtgcaaataaaaataacaaatttacaaaatcgAGCATGCAAAGTGGTGACGGCACGGCTAACTTTGGTGGCAGCCCAGATGGCCAGAAGAATATCAACTATAAGAGTAGCCAGTACGGTGGCAATTTTAAGAATGAGGGAAGTGGCATGCCAAGCAGAAGCATCAACATGGatgaagcaaataaaaatacccCCGCTGAATTTAATCCCAACATGAATTATAATTCGACGCAAACGAAGTATACTACGCTTATAGAAAATGATGTGGAGTGCAAAACTACAAATTCGACGACTGCTGGGTTTAACAACCCATCTAGTAACTTAAATAACGCGGCATTCTACAAACAGAAGTTTGACAGTAGCGATGCTATGAATGGCGCGGATcaaggcaaaaatgaatatctGCCTTATGGGGGCCAGGGGGCAAACAATAAGTACTACGCACCGCACAGAGGGGGAAACAGCGGTAGTAACGATGGGGGAAATATGAACAGGATGCACTCGCAGAACGCAGCTTTTATGAACTATGACaaccaaaataaaaagggcaATATGTATAGCGGCGACAATGCCAACAGGAATAGACTAGATTATGCGTTTAACGCGAACGCGGGAAATATGGGTCACATGGGTACTAGCGGAAGTAGTGGGTACCCCGAAATGGGCAACAACCCATCTGGTGGGAACCAAAGCGGCATGGACGCAacacataatttttacccCCACGCTTCGGGGAACCCCAATTTTAATAATCAGGAGATCTCCCAAGCGAGCCACATGAACAGCATGATGACTCCCAGCGATAACGCCCATTTTGCCAAAAGGGAGTCTGTCAGCGTGGATAATAACTATTACCCCCCCCATGTACAAAATCAGGGGGGctaccattttgaaaatccAGGCGGTGCGAACGCAAACGGGAATTTCAACGCGCAGGCGGATTTTGCCAACAAAGGGATGACAAGCACTTTCAACAACCCCAGCGTTGTAACGAACCCAGGCGTAAATAGCAACCCCAATTTGAATAAAACCAATTTGACGAACAGTGCGAACTTTCTTCCTGGAGCAGCGGGGGCTGGGAGAAGCACCAATAATAATCCCAACATGAACAGCGCAGACAGCCGAACTCATAacgatgaggaagaggaTAATGACGACTGGGGAGAACTAGGGGAGGACAAATATATAGACATCAATtctattattaaaaagaagaatgtTATTCTGAATCAGCTAGCTGATTTGAATATgtccaaaaagggaaacgaCAACaagaataagaaaaaggCCAAGGCGAAGAAGGATGACGAGCCGTTCTTCCTCGCAGGGGCAGATGCGAGTACGTCCCttggggagaagaaaaagaataaaaaaaataaaaataaaaatgcaaaggggggcaataataaggagaaagaaaacgATAAAAGTGGAAAGAACGCCAAGGATGCCGAAAACGGAAGCAATGACCAGCCAGGCggcaagaaaaagggaaagaagggAAACGTCGGCAGCGAAACGGAtagcaaaatgaacgaagGAAGCATAGCAGATGATCGAGCAAACGAAGCGAATGATAACGCCTTTACGAAGAAGGACGAAACGGGTGAACTCGACAAAAATGAGGACCCTCAGCaacagcaaaatggggagaaaaaagaagaagtgaCGGAAAAACCAGCCAAAGCTATTTACGTgtttaagaaaaaagaaaacatgtCCCCCCTGGAGTATATGGAAAGACAAATAAAAAGCTTGCTAAACAAATTGACGGTGGAGAATTTCCCAATCATTACcgaaaaaatgtgccaaaTTATGGACTCGCGTACGAATACAGACGAAATTCAAACCGTTGTAAATGAGGTCATCAACAAAGCGGTGTTGGAACATGACTGGTCAGAAATGTACGCCGATGTTTGTCAAGCCTTGAAATGGAGATCGCCAAATtttgaaatgaaaaaaaaatcctcctTCGAAATTGcactcttaaaaaaaatccaagaagagtatgaaaattTGCCAAGTACCTTCGAATCGACtatgaaggaaaaattaaaaaatgacgaaaatgaagaagagctAAGTTTCGTGgagcaaaaacaaaagaaaagattATTTGGAATTGTAAAATTGATAGGAGAATTATTTCAAAGGCAAATTGTATCCATATCGATTGTAATTAGCATAGCACATGATTTATTAATCGCCTTTGAAGAACCGAAGGAATATTGTATTGAGGCCTTCCTCCAGCTCATTTACTCCACTGGGTTTTTTATagacaaaatggagaagtaCAAGAACATTTTAGACACCTGGTTTGGTCGACTGAAAGAattgcaaaggaaaaaaatgtattccaAAAGAATCAAATTTGTAATTCAAGACGTTTTTGATTTGAGGTTATCCGAGTGGAGAAAGAAGACCCATAAAGATACAGCCAAAGGTTTGAATGAATTGAGGTCCCAGCTCGAGACGGAAGAAATGATGGGGGGATCCATTCACCTGGCGCAGCTTGGAAATATAGTCATCGTTGGGGAGAGGCATAACATCAGGAACAACGAGTCCTACTCCAAGTATATGCAGGAGCAGGAGAGGCTCAGCAAGGCAAACCAGAAGAAGTGA
- a CDS encoding 2-oxoisovalerate dehydrogenase alpha subunit, mitochondrial, putative (encoded by transcript PVX_122460A) — translation MRNVVQKYLCRKNNFPGFCSKRNVCTLSQKKNLSAYKIYTDGLLHSEFSTELKTTNEVNRLPIFRVLDTEGNLLDGHNAPFEEEEIVKLYKQMVEFSIWDEIFYGIQRQGRISFYIVNDGEEGIQFGLGKVLTPDDHLYCQYRETGILLSRGFDYADIINQLFGNKYDEGKGRQMCICYTSKKLNIHTITTPLASQLSHAAGCGYALKLKNEKAVAATFCGDGSSSEGDFYAALNFAAVRESQTMFICKNNLYAISTSIKDQYRGDGVAPRALALGIESVRVDGNDLFATYLAAKKMREICTEESKPVFMEFMAYRYGHHSTSDDSSLYRPKEENDAWKKEGVHPISRLFLYLKNKKLYTDKDDELHRKAIKEKVLKELKKHESIKRYNIVGGLFENVYHEEDWNLKEQRESFEQFFKQHKGCYDTSKFEG, via the coding sequence ATGAGGAACGTGGTTCAAAAGTACCTCTGCAGGAAAAACAACTTCCCCGGTTTCTGCTCCAAGAGGAACGTCTGCACCCTAAGTCAGAAGAAAAATCTCTctgcatataaaatatatacggATGGACTGCTCCACTCGGAATTCTCAACCGAATTAAAAACGACAAATGAAGTGAACAGACTTCCTATATTCCGCGTACTAGATACGGAAGGGAATTTACTAGATGGCCATAATGCCCCctttgaagaggaagaaatagTGAAGCTATATAAACAGATGGTTGAGTTTTCAATATGggatgaaattttttatggcaTTCAAAGACAAGGTAGGATTTCCTTTTACATTGTAAATGATGGAGAAGAGGGGATCCAATTTGGTTTGGGAAAGGTCCTGACTCCAGATGACCACCTATACTGTCAGTATAGAGAAACAGGCATTTTACTCTCAAGGGGATTTGATTATGCAGATATTATTAATCAACTGTTTGGGAACAAATATGATGAGGGGAAAGGGAGACAAATGTGTATTTGCTACACTAGTAAGAAATTAAACATACACACAATTACCACTCCTTTGGCATCTCAGTTATCTCATGCTGCTGGCTGTGGTTATGCgttgaaattgaaaaatgagaaagccGTTGCTGCTACCTTTTGTGGGGATGGTTCTTCATCGGAAGGAGATTTTTATGCCGCTCTAAATTTTGCAGCCGTAAGAGAGTCGCAAACAATgtttatatgcaaaaataatcTCTACGCTATTTCTACATCTATAAAGGACCAATACAGAGGTGATGGTGTGGCTCCTAGGGCACTAGCTTTAGGTATAGAATCCGTTAGGGTTGATGGGAATGATTTATTCGCTACCTACttagctgcaaaaaaaatgagggaaaTTTGCACCGAAGAGTCTAAACCTGTCTTCATGGAATTTATGGCCTACAGATATGGCCACCATAGCACCTCCGATGATTCCTCCCTATACAGACccaaggaagaaaatgatgcttggaaaaaggagggggTCCATCCTATAAGCAGACTATTCCTCTActtaaagaataaaaaactGTACACAGATAAGGATGACGAATTGCACAGAAAAGCCATCAAAGAAAAAGTCCTCAAAGAATTGAAGAAACATGAAAGCATTAAAAGGTACAACATCGTAGGTGGCCTCTTTGAAAATGTGTACCACGAGGAGGACTGGAATTTAAAGGAGCAAAGGGAAAGCTTTGAGCAGTTTTTCAAGCAGCACAAGGGCTGCTACGACACGTCCAAGTTTGAAGGCTAG